In Musa acuminata AAA Group cultivar baxijiao chromosome BXJ3-11, Cavendish_Baxijiao_AAA, whole genome shotgun sequence, one DNA window encodes the following:
- the LOC135583763 gene encoding probable RNA helicase SDE3, producing MGFLLDVLRRIFFGGEEDKGLDRSNATSTSSTHGGYYHRADDSPTRSPALMSTRRTAQASSFPSSLTTDSFHFVKPQLPVQPRQPSLGASPSFSQPLPSEVQAARPLPSKPSPTVTDAADPVKRQQLVNPSEPSLKASFSSSGASPSSPLSSEVSKANPLPWKSPPPPAAPSQSRSAVAAAKHQPPSNPSEPSCRASPSSPSSSKAATASPLPSKPPSSFAASTQSPSTTVTSATRYVDKRQLPSNPSEPSSKAAASSSLSSMVSAASAPRSKSPYEPVLTVLVDTTSQFTSKNPRKSRPNTSSPSSNDSASSSPLSSKASPASPIRSKSYPFSLSSQPPESDGRSPGTPGSNLKRTTPRYDIPEHLQVMIKRDIVPPVLKMPLSPQNYAEYFATLLYAEDYEQEKWSDYLLSEVTLDLRPKTEFRTRSAGQTGKSSKKQNDVYPFVAFEIDAVPERRPYLLSRDYVILKPSGNTDAAPFKGVIVRVVKSTTVLAEFELDFHKQHSPAKKYDVNFSFNRVCLKRSHVAVSAATDPLLCKILFPDPTPPTNSSCSPIFQASLNIRDSKIRTLRRIQNLEGLVPYLIDGPLIDHRPLSDMEAESNLSFTGARSNLSITGHIIREAIVRIYKDSSDCRILVCSPRNKTCDALMQSLFDEIPETKLFRAYAAFRDWDLVPEDIMPTCMYEGECFVCPPPDELQQFAVVASTFMSSFRLHSAGIRADHFTHIFLVDASSAMEPEATVALASLVSEKTVIVITGSLADGPKWVRSGMARRKTGLKRSLFHRLREREPYRNIDPMYISILSPN from the exons ATGGGTTTTCTTCTTGATGTTTTGCGACGCATTTTCTTCGGCGGAGAAGAGGACAAGGGTCTCGATCGATCGAATGCAACAAGTACAAGTAGCACTCATGGCGGATACTATCATCGGGCGGACGACTCGCCGACACGATCTCCGGCGCTGATGTCAACTAGGAGGACGGCGCAAGCCTCGTCGTTTCCTTCATCACTTACCACTGATTCATTCCACTTCGTTAAGCCCCAGCTTCCGGTGCAGCCCCGTCAACCTTCGCTTGGAGCTTCTCCATCTTTCTCGCAACCTCTGCCGTCCGAGGTTCAGGCAGCTCGCCCTCTTCCGTCCAAGCCGTCACCCACTGTCACCGACGCCGCCGATCCCGTCAAGCGCCAGCAGCTGGTGAATCCTTCCGAACCTTCTCTGAaagcttctttttcttcctcaggAGCTTCTCCATCTTCCCCTTTGTCCTCCGAGGTTTCCAAAGCAAATCCTCTTCCATGGAAGTCACCTCCTCCACCTGCCGCCCCGTCGCAGTCGCGTTCCGCCGTCGCCGCTGCCAAGCATCAGCCCCCGTCTAATCCCTCCGAACCATCATGTCGGGCTTCTCCATCGTCCCCTTCGTCGTCCAAGGCAGCTACGGCAAGTCCTCTTCCATCGAAACCGCCTTCTTCATTTGCTGCCtcgacgcagtcgccttccaccaCGGTCACCAGTGCCACGCGCTATGTCGACAAGCGTCAGCTACCGTCGAATCCCTCTGAACCCTCGTCAAAAGCTGCTGCATCTTCGTCTCTGTCATCCATGGTCTCTGCAGCCAGCGCTCCTCGATCAAAGTCGCCTTACGAACCTGTCCTCACCGTCCTAGTCGATACCACTAGCCAATTCACATCCAAGAATCCCCGCAAATCTCGGCCAAACACTTCTTCTCCTTCGTCCAAcgattctgcatcttcttctcctttgtcatcCAAGGCGTCTCCAGCTTCTCCAATCCGGTCAAAATCTTATCCATTTAGCCTCTCATCACAGCCACCTGAATCCGACGGAAGATCGCCGGGTACACCTGGATCCAACCTAAAGCGCACGACTCCAAGATACGACATTCCGGAGCATCTGCAGGTGATGATCAAGAGAGACATAGTGCCGCCAGTTCTGAAGATGCCATTGTCTCCGCAGAATTATGCCGAATACTTTGCAACCTTGCTTTATGCAGAGGACTACGAGCAAGAG AAATGGAGCGATTATTTACTGTCGGAAGTTACTCTGGACTTGCGGCCAAAGACCGAGTTTAGAACTCGGAGCGCCGGACAAACCGGGAAGAGCAGTAAGAAACAGAACGATGTCTATCCCTTTGTAGCTTTCGAGATCGACGCAGTTCCTGAGAGACGGCCTTATCTTTTATCAAGAGATTATGTCATTCTGAAACCTTCAGGCAACACGGACGCTGCACCCTTTAAG GGAGTCATCGTACGCGTGGTAAAGAGTACAACGGTGCTGGCAGAATTCGAACTTGATTTCCATAAACAGCATTCGCCGGCGAAGAAGTACGACGTGAACTTCTCCTTCAACAGAGTTTGCTTGAAAAGGTCTCATGTGGCCGTCTCAGCTGCGACAGATCCTCTACTGTGCAAAATCCTCTTCCCCGATCCAACACCGCCGACCAATTCCTCGTGCTCACCCATATTCCAGGCTTCACTAAACATCAGAGATTCCAAGATTCGCACGTTGAGAAGGATTCAAAACCTTGAAGGCCTTGTACCTTATCTCATCGACGGACCGCTTATAGATCATCGACCTCTCAGTGACATGGAGGCCGAATCGAATCTGAGCTTCACGGGAGCTCGATCAAATCTTTCTATCACCGGGCACATCATTCGGGAAGCCATCGTCCGGATTTACAAGGACTCCTCCGACTGCAGAATACTTGTGTGCTCTCCCAGGAACAAGACGTGCGATGCACTCATGCAAAGTTTGTTCGACGAAATCCCAGAGACGAAGTTGTTCCGAGCTTATGCAGCCTTTCGAGACTGGGACCTTGTGCCGGAGGACATTATGCCGACATGCATGTACGAAGGGGAGTGCTTCGTTTGCCCACCTCCCGATGAGCTGCAGCAGTTCGCCGTGGTGGCGTCGACGTTCATGAGCAGCTTCAGGCTTCACAGCGCCGGAATCAGAGCCGACCACTTCACTCACATTTTCCTGGTGGATGCTTCGTCCGCCATGGAGCCGGAAGCGACGGTTGCTCTCGCAAGCCTGGTTAGCGAGAAGACGGTCATCGTAATCACAGGTTCGTTGGCAGACGGGCCAAAATGGGTGAGATCAGGAATGGCACGGAGGAAGACTGGACTGAAGAGATCTCTGTTCCATAGGCTTCGGGAGCGAGAGCCCTACCGCAACATCGATCCTATGTATATTAGCATCCTCAGCCCAAACTAG
- the LOC103970171 gene encoding DNA-directed RNA polymerases II, IV and V subunit 12 — protein sequence MDPLQPEPVSYICGDCGAENTLKPGDVIQCRECGYRILYKKRTRRVVQYEAR from the exons ATGGATCCCCTGCAGCCTGAACCTGTTAGTTACATATGTGGAG ATTGTGGAGCGGAGAACACGCTGAAGCCTGGGGACGTGATACAGTGCAGGGAGTGTGGATATCGCATCCTTTACAAGAAGCGCACTCGGAGAG TTGTGCAATACGAAGCCCGTTGA